A portion of the Terriglobia bacterium genome contains these proteins:
- a CDS encoding NADP-dependent oxidoreductase, with translation MSINRQVILAARPAGYPKESDFNLVEKPIPTLDSGQMLIRIIYLSLDPYMRGLMSANESYARPLQIGDVMIGGTVGKVLQSNHPDFVKGTIVEGMLGWQEYAVSDGQGLRKIDPKVAPISTALGVLGMPGLTAYFGLLEVADPKPGETVVISGAAGAVGSVVGQIAKIKGCRVVGTAGSDAKINYMVGELGFDAAFNYRSIENYFEALHEICPEGIDVYFDNVGGAITDAVFRLLKAKARVVVCGQISQYNLDRPELGPRLLSTLLAKQARAEGFLVFQFADRYPEALKQLAEWLRAGKLKYREDIVDGIENAPRAFLGMLHGRNMGKQLVKLSVP, from the coding sequence ATGTCTATCAACCGACAGGTAATCCTCGCAGCGCGCCCCGCAGGCTATCCGAAAGAATCCGATTTCAACCTGGTGGAAAAACCGATTCCGACGCTGGATTCGGGGCAGATGCTCATCCGCATCATATATCTTTCGCTCGATCCCTACATGCGAGGGCTGATGAGCGCAAACGAATCCTATGCCCGGCCACTGCAGATCGGCGATGTCATGATAGGCGGGACGGTTGGAAAGGTTTTACAGTCCAACCACCCCGACTTCGTCAAGGGAACCATCGTGGAAGGAATGCTGGGATGGCAGGAGTACGCGGTTTCGGACGGCCAGGGACTGCGGAAAATCGATCCGAAAGTCGCGCCCATTTCCACCGCATTGGGGGTTCTCGGCATGCCGGGATTGACCGCCTATTTCGGTCTGCTTGAAGTCGCCGATCCGAAACCGGGCGAGACTGTGGTGATCTCAGGAGCTGCCGGCGCGGTCGGATCCGTGGTCGGGCAAATTGCCAAAATAAAAGGCTGCCGTGTCGTGGGGACCGCGGGATCTGACGCAAAGATCAACTATATGGTCGGCGAGCTTGGATTTGATGCCGCTTTCAATTACAGGAGCATCGAGAACTACTTTGAAGCCCTGCACGAGATCTGCCCCGAGGGAATCGACGTGTACTTCGACAACGTCGGCGGCGCCATCACCGACGCTGTTTTCAGGCTTCTCAAGGCTAAGGCGAGGGTTGTCGTGTGCGGCCAGATCTCACAGTACAATCTGGATCGGCCCGAACTTGGGCCTCGGTTGCTGTCGACTCTGCTTGCCAAACAGGCGCGTGCCGAAGGATTCCTGGTTTTCCAGTTCGCCGATCGCTATCCCGAGGCGCTAAAACAGCTGGCGGAATGGCTGCGGGCCGGCAAGCTGAAATACCGGGAGGATATCGTGGACGGCATCGAGAATGCACCCCGAGCCTTTCTCGGCATGCTGCACGGCCGCAACATGGGCAAGCAACTCGTCAAGCTCTCCGTCCCCTGA
- a CDS encoding winged helix-turn-helix domain-containing protein: MRAKASHSLYIPAPKLNQLHILKEIAADPDITQAELARRCTLSVAMVNNYMKELCDLGFLEYRRKNSKTISYYVTAAGREAAEATRKELLHELIKLLADAKEQVRELIMSQAHGELRRVVLYGTGILAEIAFHALESANVKVIGICSDDPAELGQEWCGRERINSSQIRYMAPEAVVIALLERSDDVYLSLTHLFQYGIDIIRLDCRTSGVTTIKDGPAWSATALG; this comes from the coding sequence ATGCGAGCGAAAGCCTCCCATAGTCTTTACATTCCGGCGCCCAAACTGAATCAGCTTCATATCCTCAAGGAAATTGCGGCGGATCCAGACATAACCCAGGCCGAGCTTGCCCGGCGATGCACGCTCTCGGTTGCCATGGTCAACAATTACATGAAGGAACTGTGTGACCTGGGTTTCCTCGAATATCGGCGCAAGAACTCGAAAACCATCTCCTACTATGTTACCGCCGCCGGCAGGGAAGCTGCCGAGGCCACCCGCAAAGAACTGCTTCACGAGCTGATCAAGCTGCTCGCGGATGCCAAAGAGCAGGTGCGGGAGCTCATCATGAGCCAGGCGCACGGTGAACTCCGTCGGGTAGTGCTGTACGGCACCGGCATTCTGGCCGAAATTGCGTTTCACGCCCTCGAATCGGCCAATGTGAAGGTCATCGGGATTTGCAGTGATGATCCGGCCGAACTCGGTCAGGAGTGGTGTGGCAGGGAGCGGATCAATTCTTCTCAAATCCGATACATGGCGCCTGAAGCTGTTGTGATCGCTCTCCTGGAGCGATCAGACGACGTTTATCTAAGCTTGACGCATCTTTTCCAGTACGGCATCGACATCATTCGACTAGACTGCAGGACCTCAGGGGTCACCACCATCAAGGATGGACCAGCTTGGTCGGCCACTGCCCTGGGATGA
- a CDS encoding PHP domain-containing protein, with product MSDRHRAQERWLKAELHAHCSLDPMDYRLSSYSAEELITESARLGYQVLAITCHNLDVWTPDLSEYAAGLGITLIPGMEVTTDAARHILVYNFGTSAENLKTLRQIRALCRPDTLVVAPHPYFPSRKCLGGRLEHNIEVFDAIEISGFRAPGLDFNRRARRLAAAHSKPLVGNGDVHQLWQLGHTFTWIYTEPGIRSILSAVKQGRVRVESTSLSYARVAWFWAKVLGCVIFPSRTERDERDRQFLPAPAPKGSESESSG from the coding sequence ATGAGCGACAGACATCGTGCGCAGGAACGTTGGCTGAAAGCCGAGTTGCATGCCCATTGCAGCCTGGATCCGATGGATTACAGGCTCAGTTCCTATTCGGCGGAAGAGCTAATCACAGAATCCGCACGCCTCGGCTATCAGGTCCTGGCGATTACGTGTCACAATCTGGACGTCTGGACTCCGGATCTTTCCGAGTATGCAGCCGGCCTGGGGATCACGTTGATCCCAGGCATGGAAGTCACGACGGACGCGGCGCGGCACATCCTGGTTTACAACTTCGGGACGAGCGCAGAGAATCTCAAGACCCTGCGGCAGATACGCGCGCTCTGCCGGCCGGACACGCTCGTTGTGGCCCCTCACCCTTACTTCCCGAGCAGGAAATGCCTCGGTGGCAGACTCGAGCACAATATCGAGGTCTTCGATGCGATCGAGATTTCGGGATTCCGCGCACCCGGACTCGATTTCAACCGGCGGGCTCGGAGGCTTGCCGCTGCTCACTCGAAGCCGCTCGTCGGCAACGGCGATGTGCATCAGCTCTGGCAACTGGGACACACCTTCACCTGGATCTATACCGAACCCGGCATAAGGTCCATCCTCAGCGCCGTCAAGCAGGGCAGGGTCCGGGTCGAATCGACGTCGCTGTCCTACGCGCGGGTTGCCTGGTTCTGGGCGAAAGTGCTCGGGTGTGTGATTTTCCCCTCCCGCACCGAGCGCGACGAACGTGACAGGCAATTCCTCCCGGCTCCGGCACCCAAAGGGTCCGAATCGGAATCCAGCGGATAA